A genomic window from Scatophagus argus isolate fScaArg1 chromosome 17, fScaArg1.pri, whole genome shotgun sequence includes:
- the tmem170b gene encoding transmembrane protein 170A, producing the protein MPPPPLHKAGDWPFKGYVAGLVDVGRADRASACLRSCCHPHHGLHTAATDTSEDEATSQRPFPSRSGDGRQAEAEAPVEASRAGESRLTSHATPVSSMPSSKAKYSYSIKRGANPGGGGRNMTTNRDYSVNLSVQQVLSLWVQGTTLQHFTEMWYWVFLWCLFSSLFVHGAVGLLMLVMLQRHKRGRLITLVLVSVGFLASLSGAVITSAAVAGVYRVAGKDMAPLEALVFGAGQTTLSVIISFSRILATL; encoded by the exons ATGCCCCCGCCTCCCCTTCACAAAGCAGGCGACTGGCCCTTTAAGGGTTATGTAGCAGGGCTAGTCGATGTAGGACGAGCCGACCGTGCGTCTGCCTGCCTGCGCTCCTGCTGCCATCCCCATCATGGCCTCCACACAGCCGCCACCGACACCAGCGAGGATGAAGCGACCAGCCAGCGGCCCTTCCCTTCCCGGAGCGGAGACGGACGTCAAGCCGAAGCAGAGGCACCGGTAGAGGCGAGCCGCGCCGGGGAGAGCCGCCTCACATCCCATGCCACCCCGGTCTCCTCCATGCCTTCGTCTAAAGCCAAGTACAGCTATTCGATAAAGAGGGGTGCGAACCCGGGCGGCGGCGGCAGAAACATGACAACGAACAGGGATTATTCTGTTAATCTGTCGGTGCAGCAAGTGCTGAGCCTTTGGGTGCAAGGCACGACGCTGCAGCACTTCACAG AGATGTGGTACTGGGTGTTCCTGTGGTGTCTCTTCTCCTCGCTCTTCGTCCACGGGGCCGTGGGGCTGCTCATGTTGGTCATGCTGCAGCGCCACAAGAGGGGCCGCCTCATCACCCTGGTGCTGGTCAGCGTGGGTTTCCTGGCCTCCCTCTCCGGGGCCGTCATCACCA GCGCGGCGGTGGCGGGCGTGTACCGCGTGGCGGGGAAGGACATGGCACCGCTGGAGGCTCTGGTGTTCGGCGCGGGCCAGACGACCCTCTCCGTCATCATCTCCTTCTCACGCATCCTGGCCACTCTGTGA